DNA from Candidatus Bathyarchaeota archaeon:
CGTATAATTGGTGGACTCGACTTTTTAAGGGATGTCAGACTTGGTAAAACCACAAGCCTAAAAGGAAGAGTCCTGGTGATCGGCGGCGGTAATGTGGCAATGGACGTTGCCTTAACAGCCTTGAGGCTTGGAGCTAGCGACGTACAAGCTGCTTGTCTAGAGAAAACCGAAGAAATGCCAGCCTTTCCATGGGAAGTTCAGCAAGCACTTGAAGAAGGAGTGAAAATTCACAATTCCTACGGGGTCAAGAGAATTTTAGGCAAGGACGGTAAAGTGGCTGCAGTTGAACTTATGTGTTGTCTCTCAGTTTTTGATGAGGAAGGAAAATTTAATCCATCCTTCGTTGAAGAAGAAACAATGCCAATCGAAACTGACATGCTTGTACTTGCAATAGGGCAAGCCCCAGATTTTTCATGGCAGCCAGCAAATCCATTGAAGATGTCAGAATCTGGGTTAGTTGAGGTGAACCAATCTACAATGGAAACCAGCATTCCAAGCGTGTTTACATGTGGGGATATTGCGATAGGTCCGACCTCAATAGTCGAGGCTTTGGCATCGGGTAGGCAGGGCGCCTTCGCCATTGACAAGTACCTTGGGGGAACAGGAGTAATTGATGATAGATTTGTGGAAGTTGAAAAACCAAATCCTTGGCTTGGGAAGGTGGAGAAGTTCGCTTACAAAAAGTCTGCTCAAATTCCTAACTTGCCTGTTAAAGAGCGGAGGAGAAACTTCTTTGAGGTCGAACTCGGATACAACGAGAAAATGGCTCGAGAGGAGGCAAGTCGATGTCTAAGATGCGATTTGAGATTAAGCATTCAGCAAGCCCCCCAGCCTCCAGAAAAATGGTTGCCATTAACGGAAGAAGGCTTAAAAGTTGTTCCAGAAGGAGAAGGTGTTTACCAACTCTTAAACGAGAAAAAAGAGATTATTTACATAAAGGGAACGATGAAACTAAGAAAAGAACTTCAGGAGCAATTAACCACTAGCCGTGAAGCAACGCATTTCCTTTACGAAGAAGCAAAGATGTTTACCGCGAGAGAAAGCGAGCTTCTTCAGCAATTCCTCAAGAGACATGGGAAGCTACCGAGGCAGAATGTAGATATTGACGATCTCTACTAACCGCAGAAGACTATAGGCAAACTGTTTCAGAACATCTTCACAAAAGCTTAGCTAATTCTCTGAAACCGATAGAAGACTCTTTCGTCCTCAAGTTCCACAATCTTCAGTTGAACCTTTTCGCTGATCTTCAAATCCTCATATTTCGCATTGTCAATTCGTGCCGATATCAGTAAACCACCTATCTTAACCATGCCAATGCAGAACGGCACATCCTGAACGAAGCCTAAGGGAGCCCCCGCCCTCATCTCTGTAAAAGCGTAAAGCTCGCCCTCAACACCCAAGTCTACCCACTCCAGCTCGTCCGACAGACAACCTGAACAGACAACTCTGGGAGGCCACAAAAGTTCGCCGCATTCTTTGCATTTCGTTGTTGTTAAACGGCCTTCTTTGAGATTCTTGAAAAACTGACTGATTCTTGTGTTTTTCTCGTCTTCCAGCGGATAGAAATCCAGAATGTACGGAAGTTTTATGTTCTCTGGTCTTTTTATCTTCTCAAACTCTACGTTTCCCATACTTTAGTCCCTCGAATAAACCATGAGACTGTGCACATTAGCTGCTCCACTCAAGTTATGGGCGACAGCTGTTTCTGCGCCTTTAACGTATCTTCCTTTGGGTACTTCTCCACGGAACTGTTGCAGTATGTCTATGGATTGGAGAATTGCCGTGGCGCCTAATGGGTGCCCGCAACCGAGTAGTCCTCCTCTTGGGTTCACAGCTATCTTTCCGCCTATGTAGGGTTCGCCGTTTTCGATGAATTTTCCGCCTTTACCTTTTTCACACCAGCCAAATGCTTCGTATTCCATTATTTCTGATATCGTGAAACAGTCGTGTAACTCGGCGATGTCAATTTCGTTTATCGTGATTTTTGCTGTTCTCAAAGCTTCTTTGAAAGCCATTTTAAGGGGAACCCACTCGGTGATGCTTGCTAAGTTATTTACTGCATTTCCTACGCTGGCTTGTCCTGATCCAATAATGTACATGGGAGTGTCTGTGTATTTTTTCGCGTCTTCAGCAGGAACCAAAACAATCCCTG
Protein-coding regions in this window:
- a CDS encoding zinc ribbon domain-containing protein; translation: MGNVEFEKIKRPENIKLPYILDFYPLEDEKNTRISQFFKNLKEGRLTTTKCKECGELLWPPRVVCSGCLSDELEWVDLGVEGELYAFTEMRAGAPLGFVQDVPFCIGMVKIGGLLISARIDNAKYEDLKISEKVQLKIVELEDERVFYRFQRIS